The following is a genomic window from Streptomyces chrestomyceticus JCM 4735.
ATCAGAAAAAGTGATTAACCGTTTTTAAGCCCGCATAAGCCATGGAATGGGCCGTAAGGTGCAAGCGACTCGGCGCTGTGTTCACTCGAAAGACGGAACGACGGACCCGAATGCCGGAAAAGGCTTCTCTGCCGCCTTTACGCGTCATTACGCTTCGTTTACCGATGCTTGAGAGTCACCGGGCCGTCACGAATCGTGACACCAGCCGGCCGGCTCGCGTCCCGCCGCAGTACACCGCCGCCCACGATCGCGCCCCGCGTGACCGCGCCGCCCCGGAGGAGACGGGAATGTCGCAGCTACAGAAGCCGCCAGGGCCGCCGGGACCGACCGGTGCTCCGAGCACGCCCCGCACCCAGCCCCCGCCGCCCGCAGACCGGGCCGCGGCCCGGCGCGGCGACCTGTCCGCCTCGGTCGTCGTCTTCCTGATCGCCGTCCCGCTCTCGCTGGGCCTCGCCCTGGCCACCGGGGCGCCCCTCCAGGCGGGCCTGGTCGCCGCGGCCGTCGGCGGCATCGTCGCCGGGCTGCTCGGCGGCGCACCCCTCCAGGTCAGCGGCGCGGCGACGAGCCTCCTCGTGGTCACGGCCGAGCTGGTGCAGCGGTACGGCTGGCGGGCCACCTGTGCCATCACGGTCCTCGCCGGGCTGGCCCAACTCGCGCTCGGCGCCGTACGGGTGGCCCGGGGCGCGCTCGCGATCAGCCCCGCGATCGTGCACGCCATGCTCGCGGGCATCGGCGTCACGATCGCCGTCGGACAACTGCACGTGGTGCTCGGCGGCAGCCCCGACAGCTCGGCCGTCGACAACGTCGCCGCGCTGCCCGGCCAGTTGGCGCACCCGCACACCGCCGCCCTGCTCATCGGTGCCGTCACGGTCGCGGTGCTCGCCGGCTGGCCGCGGCTGCCCGGGCGGGCCGGCCGGGCGCTGCGGACGGTCCCGGCCCCACTGGCGGCCGTGGCCGCCGCGACGACCGTGAGCGCGGCCGTGCCGGTGCCGGTGCCGCGCGTCGCCCTGCCCGAGTGGTCGCTCCAGGCCCTGCCCGCCCTCCCGGACGGGCCGGTGCCGGGGATCGTCGCCGCCGTCCTGACCGTCACCCTCGTCGCCAGCATGGAGTCCCTGCTGTCGGCGGTCGCGGTGGACCGCCTCGCCGCCGACCGCGGCGTCACCACGTCCGGTACGAACCTGAACCGCGAACTGACGGGCCAGGGCGTCGCCAACGTGGTGTCCGGGCTGCTGGGCGGGCTCCCGGTGGCGGGCGGCGCGATGCGCGGCTCGGCGAGTGTGCGGGCGGGCGCCGTCAGCCGGCGTGCCACCGTGCTGCACGGCGCCTGGGTGGTGCTCTGCGCCGGTCTGCTCGCCACGGCGCTGGAGCTGATCCCGCTGGCCGCCCTCGCCGCACTGGTGATGGTCATGGGCGTACGGATGGTGAGCTTTGCGCACATCAAACATGTGCAGCGGCACCGGGAGTTCCCGGTCTACGCGGTCACCCTGGGCGGTGTGGTGCTGTTCGGCGTCCTCCAGGGAGTGGCCCTGGGCGTCGGGATCGCGGTCTTCCTGTCGCTGCGGCGGCTGACCCACACCCGGGTCACGGTCGGCGCCGAGGACGGCCGCCACCGGGTGCGGGTCAACGGGCAGTTGACCTTCCTCGCGGTACCGAGGCTGACCCGGGCGCTCGCCCAGGTGCCCGCCGGCGCGGACACCGTCGTCGAGCTGGGAGGCTCGTTCATGGACCACGCCGCGTACGAGGCCCTGCGCGCCTGGTCCGACGGGCATCGCGCGGGCGGCGGCTGGGTGACCCTCGGGGGCCGCGCCGGGAGCCCGATCGCTGAGCCCGCGAGCGCCCACCACTGCCGCCCGTGGACGCCGTGGCGCAACCACCACTGCACCCGCCCGCCCGAGGAGACCGCGGCCGTCCCGCGGACCAGCGGCGATCAACTGCTCGTCGGCGTGAGCGCGTTCCAGCGCCACACGGCGCCACTGGTACGGGACGAACTGGCCCGGCTGGCGCACGAGGGGCAGCGGCCCACCCAGCTCTTCCTGACCTGCGCCGACTCCCGGCTGGTCACCAGCATGATCACCGCCAGCGGCCCGGGTGACCTGTTCACCGTCCGCAATGTCGGCAATCTGATGCCGCCGCCCGGCACGGACGCCGCGTGCGACTCGGTGGGCGCGGCCATCGAGTACGCGGTCGAGGTGCTGAAGGTCGGTTCGCTGACCGTCTGCGGGCATTCGGGGTGCGGCGCGATGCAGGCGCTGCTCGGCGCGGACCACGAGCCGGGCGCGCAGACCCCGCTCGCGCGCTGGCTGCGGCACGGCCGCCCGAGCCTGGCGCGGATGCAGCGGATCGGCCGGCTGGGCCGCGGTGAAGTCGCGCTCGCCGAACGCCCGGTCGCCGACGACGTGGAGCGGCTCGCGCTGGTCAACGTCGTCCAGCAGCTCGACCACCTGATGTCGTACCCGTGCGTCGCCCACCGCGTCGCCGAGGGCGCCCTCACCCTGCACGGCATGTACTTCCACGTGGCCGAGGCCCAGGCGTACGTCCTCGACCGCGGCACGGGCCGGTTCCGCGCGGTACGGCCGGAGGCGGCGGCGGGCGGGCGGAGCGTGCGGGTGGCCGGGGCCTAGGAACCGGCGACGCGGCTCCGGCCGGGCGCCCGTACCGCCTCGCCGCTCCATGACCCGCCGTCAGCCGGGGACCCGTTCTTCACCCCTCCCGAGGGCCCCATAAACCCACCCGTAAACGCCACTTGACCTGCGCATCAGTAAAGGTCTACACCAATTTTTGGCGTCAACCCTTGTCAGGGCGGGTGATGGGCTGATGAGCTAGGGCCGGGAGAGACATCGCACGCCCTGAATGGGAGATGACGTGAGCAACGAAAGCCTGGCCAATCTTCTCAAGGAGGAGCGGCGGTTCGCGCCGCCCGCCGAACTGGCCGCGAACGCCAACGTCACCGCCGAGGCGTACGAACGGGCCGCGGCGGACCGGCTGGGCTTCTGGGCCACCCAGGCCAAGCGCCTGACCTGGGCGACCGAGCCGACCGAGACGCTCGACTGGTCCAACCCGCCGTTCGCCAAGTGGTTCGCCGACGGCAAGCTCAACGTCGCGTACAACTGCGTGGACCGGCATGTGGAGAACGGGCTCGGCGACCGGGTCGCCATCCACTTCGAGGGCGAGCCCGGCGACACCCGCTCGATCACCTACGCGCAGTTGCAGCGCGAGGTCTCCCAGGCCGCCAACGCGCTGACCGAGCTGGGCGTCACGGCCGGCGACCGGGTCGCGATCTACCTGCCGATGATCCCCGAGGCCGTCATCTCCATGCTGGCCTGCGCCCGCCTGGGCGCGCCGCACTCGGTCGTCTTCGGCGGCTTCTCCGCGGACGCGCTGGCGACCCGTATCAACGACGCCGACGCCCGCGTGGTGATCACCGCGGACGGCGGCTACCGCCGCGGCAAGCCGTCCGCCCTCAAGCCCGCCGTCGACGAGGCGCTGACCAGGCCCGGCACGGAGAACGTGCGCAGCGTGCTGGTGGTCCGCCGTACCGGCCAGGAGGACGTGGCCTGGACCGAGGGCCGCGACGTGTGGTGGCACGACATCGTCGGGCGGCAGAGCGAGACCCACACCCCGGAGGCGTTCGACGCCGAGCACCCCCTGTTCATCCTCTACACCTCCGGCACCACCGGTAAGCCCAAGGGCATCCTGCACACCACCGGCGGCTACCTCACCCAGGTGGCCTACACCCACCACGCCGTCTTCGACCTCAAGCCGGAGACCGACGTCTACTGGTGCACCGCCGACGTCGGCTGGGTCACCGGCCACTCGTACATCACCTACGGGCCGCTGGCCAACGGCGCGACCGAGGTGCTCTACGAGGGCACGCCCGACACCCCGCACCAGGGCCGCTGGTGGGAGATCGTGCAGAAGTACGGGGTCACGATCCTCTACACCGCGCCGACCGCGATCCGCGCCTGCATGAAGTGGGGCGACGACATCCCCGCGAAGTACGACCTGTCCTCGCTGCGGGTCCTCGGTTCGGTGGGCGAGCCCATCAACCCGGAGGCGTGGATGTGGTACCGCAAGCACATCGGCGCCGACCAGGCCCCGATCGTGGACACCTGGTGGCAGACGGAGACCGGCGGCATGATGCTCAGCCCGCTGCCGGGCGTCACGGAGACCAAGCCCGGCTCCGCGCAGCGCCCGCTGCCCGGCATCGCGGCGACGGTCGTGGACGACGAGGCCCGCGAGGTGCCGGACGGGGGCGGCGGCTACCTGGTCCTGACCGAGCCGTGGCCGTCCATGCTCCGCACGATCTGGGGCGACGACCAGCGCTACCTGGACACCTACTGGTCGCGCTTCGAGGGCAAGTACTTCGCCGGTGACGGCGCGAAGAAGGACGAGGACGGCGACATCTGGCTGCTGGGCCGGGTGGACGACGTGATGCTGGTGTCCGGCCACAACATCTCCACCACCGAGGTCGAGTCGGCGCTGGTCTCGCACCCGAAGGTCGCCGAGGCCGCCGTGGTCGGCGCGACCGACCCGCAGACGACCCAGTCGATCTGCGCCTTCGTGATCCTGCGCGGCACCGCGGCGGAGGACGAGGGGCTGGTGGAGGAGCTGCGGGCGCACGTCGGCAAGCAGCTCGGCCCGATCGCCAAGCCCAAGCGTGTCCTGCCGGTGGCCGAGCTGCCGAAGACCCGCTCCGGCAAGATCATGCGCCGGCTGCTGCGCGATGTCGCCGAGAACCGCGACCTGGGCGACGTCTCGACGCTCACCGACTTCGGCGTGATGGACCTGATCCAGGCGAAGCTGCCCGCCGCGGCCAGCGAGGACTGACCGGGCGGTCGCACCCAGCACCGCGCGTTCGCACGCGTGTGCCGATGAGTGACCGCCACTCCGAGGGGCACCCGTCCGCAGACCGGCCGGGTGCCCTTTGCCTGTTCCGGGCGCCCCGCACCCCTCGCCGGGCGGCCGATCGCACCATTTGCCCGTAAGGTGAAGATCGCCGGAATGTTCCCCTCGCAGCCCGGGTACAGTAGGGATCGCGTCAAGAACGCGACAAATACCAAAGGTGCGCCGGGAAGTCTGGTCGGCAACTGCAACAGCCGTATCCAGCTGCCGAAACACCGGAGGTCCTCGCGTGAGCGCGCCCCACAACCGCCGATCCATATTCCTCGGGCGGATGTCCCTGCCCGAGCGGAACTTCATCGCGGAAGCCCTGCGCGCCGAGACCGTGGGCGGCGTCCTGCTGCTCGTCGCCGCCGTCGTGGCCCTCCTCTGGGCCAACGTCCTCGGGGACAGCTACGAGTCGGTACGGGGTTTCCACCTCGGCATCGGCTCCATCGGACTGGACCTCTCCCTCCAGCACTGGGCCGCCGACGGCCTGCTCGCCGTCTTCTTCTTCGTCGCCGGTATCGAGCTCAAGCGCGAGCTGGTCGCGGGTGACCTGCGCGAACCCAAGAAGGCCGCGCTCCCGGTGGTCGCCGCGCTGTGCGGCATGGCGATGCCCGCCCTCGTCTACTTCGTGGTCAACACCGTCGGCGGCGGCTCGATGGACGGCTGGGCGGTGCCGACCGCCACCGACATCGCCTTCGCGCTGGCCGTGCTCGCCGTCATCGGCACGTCCCTGCCGTCCGCGCTGCGCGCCTTCCTGCTCACCCTCGCCGTCGTCGACGACCTCTTCGCGATCCTGATCATCGCGGTCTTCTTCACCTCGCAGCTCAACTTCCTGGCGCTCGGCTTCGCCGTCGCCGGCCTCGCCGTCTTCTACCTGCTGCTGCGCAAGGGCGTCCGCGGCTGGTACATCTACGTACCGCTCGCCCTGGTCATCTGGGGCCTGATGTACAACAGCGGCGTGCACGCCACCATCGCGGGCGTCGCCATGGGCCTGATGCTGCGCTGCCACCGCCGCGACGGCGAGGAGCAGTCTCCCGGCGAGCACATCGAGCACCTGGTGCGGCCCGTCTCGGCCGGTCTCGCGGTGCCGCTGTTCGCCCTCTTCTCGGCGGGCGTGTCGATCTCCGGCAGCGCGCTGCACGACGTGTTCACCAAGCCGGAAACGCTCGGCGTCGTGCTCGGTCTGGTCGTCGGCAAGGCCCTCGGCATCTTCGGCGGTACCTGGTGCGCGGCCCGCTTCACCAGAGCGGAGCTGAACCCCGACCTCAAATGGCCGGACCTCTTCGCCGTCGCCTCACTCGCCGGCATCGGCTTCACGGTCTCGCTGCTCATCGGCGAGCTGGCCTTCACCGACGACCCGCTGCTGACCGACGAGATCAAGGCCGCCGTGCTGACGGGCTCGCTGATCGCCGCCGTGCTGTCCGGAATCCTGCTGAAGATACGTAACGCCAAGTACAAGAAGCTGTGCGAGGACGAGGACCGCGACGAGGACCAGGACGGCATCCCGGACGTGTACGAGCTGGGCAACCCGGAGTACCACCTGCGGATGGCGAAACTTCTCGAAGCGAAGGCCGCGGAACACCGCCGCCTTGCCGAAGTGGCCTCCGGCGCGAACGCCGGGGACGATGGTCCGGCATGATCTGAGAGGCTTTGCATCCGGGAGAAGACAAGAGGGAGACGTCGATGAGCACAGCCGACGACGGCGCGGACCGCAGCCTCGGGCAACTGGTGGCCACGGCCACCGCCGAGATGTCCGCACTGGTGCACGACGAAATCGCACTGGCCAAGGCCGAGCTGCGGCAGGACGCCAAGCGGGCCGGCATCGGCAGCGCCGCGTTCCTGGTGGCCGGCGCGCTGGCGCTGTTCGCGCTGCCGGTCCTGAGCTTCGCCGCCGCCTACGGCATCCACAACCTCGGCCTCGGCCTCGCCTGGTCCTTCCTGATCGTGGGCGGTGCCTTCCTGGTCGTCGCCCTGCTGCTGGTCCTGATCGCGGTCAGCAAGCTCAAGAAGATCAAGAAGCCCGAGAAGACCATCAGTTCGGCCAAGGAGACGGCGGCCGTACTGGGGAACGTCAAGCCGCATCCGCGGGCGGTCCCCGAGGACCACCCGGTCCTGGAGTCTGTGACACGCTCCTCCGTATGACGGCTACCGACAGTTCCGACTCGGTCGTACGTCCCGAAGGTCCCTGGACCCACCGGGACGTGGCGGCCAACGGTGCGCGTTTCCACATCACCGAGATGGGTGACGGCCCGCTGGTGCTGTTGCTGCACGGCTTCCCGCAGTTCTGGTGGACCTGGCGCCACCAGCTCCCGGCGCTCGCCGGAGCGGGTTTCCGTGCGGTGGCGATGGACCTGCGGGGCGTGGGCGGCAGCGACCGCACGCCCCGCGGCTACGATCCGGCCAACCTGGCCCTGGACATCACCGGGGTCGTACGGTCCCTGGGCGAGCCGGACGCCGCGATCGTCGGGCACGACCTCGGCGGCTACCTGGCGTGGACCGCGGCCGTGATGCGGCCGAAGCTGGTCCGGCGGCTGGCGGTGTCCTCGATGCCGCACCCCCGCCGCTGGCGCGCGGCCATGCTGGCCGACTTCAAGCAGAGCCGGCAGAGCTCCTACGTATGGAACTTCCAGCGGCCCTGGCTGCCCGAGCGCCGGCTGGTGGCGGACGACGCCGCCCTGGTGGGCCGCCTGATCCGGGACTGGTCCGGGCCGCGGCTGCCCGAGGACGAGGACGTCGAGGTCTACCGGCGGGCGATGAGCATCCCCTCGACGGCGCACTGCGCGATCGAGCCGTACCGCTGGATGGTCCGGTCGATGGCCCGGCCGGACGGCATCCAGTTCAACCGGCGCATGAAGTGGCCCGTACGGGTGCCGACGCTGCATCTGCACGGCTCGCTCGACCCCGTGATGCGCGCCCGCAGCGCGGCCGGTTCCGGCGAGTACGTGGAGGCCCCGTACCGCTGGCGGCTCTTCGACGGGCTCGGGCACTTCCCGCACGAGGAGGACCCGGTGGCGTTCTCCACCGAACTGATCAACTGGCTGAAGGACCCGGAACCGGACCGGTAGACCGGGCCGGCGAGGTCCGGGCGGGGCGGGACGCAAGGGCCGGACGGGGCGACACGCCGACCGGATCCGAACGCGCGTATGACGAACAGCCAATTGCCGCCCGCATAGGCCAATTGACGGGCCGCCGGGCGGTTACGGAGCCCGGGGCCCGGGCAGAGTCGTGGGTATGGGCTGGACGCACGACTACCGTGACGTGGCACGCAACCGCCGCAGCAACGCCGCTGCCGTGGGCACTCAGGAGAGGGGTTCCTCGGACCTTGTGTCCGGTGAGTCTCCCGGGTTCGCCCACCCGCTGGGCATTCCGCACATCCTGCGCCGCCGCGCGCGCTGGATGACCGCGCGCCTCAAGCATCCACGGACCTGACCTCCGCCGGGGCCCCGGGCCAGGGAGCGGCCGCCGCCCCCGCCCGGTCCGGCGTCCGGTCACATCGCGCACCCCTGACTGTCGACCGCCCGCTCGGCGGTACGCCCCTTGGTGATGTCCTCGCGGATCTCGTCGGCGGTCAGCGCGTAGCCGGTGTGGGCGTCGTCCAGGGACTTGGCGAAGACCACTCCGTACACCTCGCCGCCCGGCGTGAGCAGCGGTCCGCCGGAGTTGCCCTGCCGGACCGTGGCGTACAGGGAGTACACATCACGGCCGACCGTGCCGCGGTGGTAGATGTCCGGGCCGTTGGCCTGGATGCGGCTGCGGATACGGGCCGCGCGGACGTCGTAGCCGCCGTTCTCCGGGAAGCCGGCGACGATGGCGCCCTTGCCGGTGCTCGCGTCGTCCGCCGCGAAGCGCAGCGCGGGCGCGGGCAGCGACGGCACGTCGAGCACCGCGATGTCGCGCTCCCAGTCGTACAGGACGACCTTCGCGTCGTACGTCCGGCCCTCGCCGCCTATCTGGACGGTCGGCTCCTTGACGCCGCCCACCACGTGGGCGTTGGTCATGACCCGGTGCCGCGCGAAGACGAAGCCGCTGCCTTCGAGGACCTTGCCGCAGCTCGGGGCCGTACCGACGACCTTGACGATGCTCTTGCGGGCCTGGGCCGCGACCGGGCTGCCGGCCAGCTTCGGGTCGGGCGCGGGCACCGAGTGGATCGGCTCGTTCGAGAACGGCGTGAAGACCTGCGGGAAGCCGTTCTGCGCAAGCACCGAGGAGAAGTCCTGGAACCAGGTGTTCGCCTGTTCCGGCATCACCTGGGAGACACCGAGCAGCACCTTGGAGTTGCGGACCTCCTTGCCCAGCGTCGGCAGGGAGGTGCGCGCCAGCGCGGAGCCGATCAGCCAGGCGACCAGCAGCATCGCCAGGACGTTGACCAGCGCGCCGCCGGTGGCGTCCAGGGCGCGCGCCGGTGACCAGGTGATGTAGCGCCGCAGCTTGTTGCCCAGATGGGTGGTCAGCGCCTGCCCCACGGACGCGCACACCACCACGACGGCGACCGCCGCGATCACCGCGAAGGTGCCCGGTGTGGCGTCGTCGGTGACCTGGTTCCAGATCACGGGCAGCACATAGACCGCGACCAGGCCGCCGCCGAGGAAGCCGATCACGGACAGGATGCCGACGACGAAGCCTTGGCGGTAGCCGACGACGGCGAACCACACCGCCGCGAGCAGCAACACGATGTCCAGCACGTTCACGCCCGCCACCGTCTCACGCACGCCGGTCGAGCGGGACCTGCTCGGTGCGGTCCCACGGCCGTTCCCACCCCGCGTAGTGCAGGATCCGGTCAATCACCCCGGCCGTGAAACCCCAGACCAGGGCATCCTCGACGAGGAAGGCGGGGCCCACGTGACCGCTGGGGTGGCGGGCCGTCACCCGGTGCGCGGGGTCCGTGAGGTCCGCCACGGGAACCGTGAAGACCCGGGCGGTCTCCGCCGCGTCCACCGGCCCCACCGGGCTCGGCTCCCGCCACCAGCCCAGGACGGGCGTGACGACGAAGCCGCTCACGGGGATGTACAGCCGCGGCAGCACACCGAAGACCTGCACACCCGACGGGTCCAGACCGGTCTCCTCCCACGCCTCGCGCAGCGCGGCACGCACCGGACCCTCCCTCTCCGGATCGCCGTCCTCCGGGTCGAGGGCGCCGCCGGGGAACGAGGGCTGGCCGGCGTGCGAGCGCAGGGTGCCCGCGCGCTCCATGAGCAGCAGCTCCGGGCCGCGGTCGCCGTGCCCGAAGAGGACCAGGACGGCGGACTGCCGGCCGCCGCTCTCGGGCGGCAGGAATCTGCTGAGCTGATGGGGCTCGATCGTGGCGGCGGCGCGCGCGACCGGCGCCAGCCAGTCCGGCAGGCCGTCGGAGCTGACGTCCGTCCCGTACGCCGCGGTCTTGCCGTACTGCTCCCGTGCGCTCGTCATACGCGCCCCCTCAGGCCCTTGGATCGGTGGGATCGATGGTCATGCGGCCGTGGCCGGTCCTCTTGGGGGTGAGTCCGGCAGCGGGCGGTCCGGTTCCCTTCCGGGGTGTGACGCTTTCGTCCCGCGCGGGGCGGCGCAGGCGGAACGGGCGCCGGCGGGCCGGGGCCGCGGGCACCGGACACGGGCGGCGTTCAACGGCCCGCCAGCGGCGGCGCGGGCTGTCCCGGATAGTCGGCCGGGGCCGCAGCCGCTGGCCCGGCTGACCGCCCATCTCGTACTTGAGCAGCTTCTTCGCCTTCTCCGGGTCCAGCTCGCCCTCACCGTACGAAGGGCAGTCGTGCGCAATGGGGCAGGCGCCGCAGGCGGGCTTGCGGGAGTGGCAGACGCGGCGGCCGTGGAAGACGACGCGGTGCGAGAGCATCGTCCACTCGCTCTTCGGGAAGATCTCGGCGATCTCGGCCTCGACCTTCTCCGGGTCCGTCTGCTCCGTCCAGCCGAAGCGCCGGACCAGCCGGCCGAAGTGGGTGTCGACCGTGATGCCCGGTACGCCGAAGGCATTGCCCAGGACGACGTTGGCGGTCTTGCGGCCGACGCCCGGCAGCGTCACCAGGTCCTCCAGGCGGCCGGGCACCTCGCCGTCGAAACGGTCCCGTAGCGCCGTCGAGAGGC
Proteins encoded in this region:
- a CDS encoding SulP family inorganic anion transporter: MSQLQKPPGPPGPTGAPSTPRTQPPPPADRAAARRGDLSASVVVFLIAVPLSLGLALATGAPLQAGLVAAAVGGIVAGLLGGAPLQVSGAATSLLVVTAELVQRYGWRATCAITVLAGLAQLALGAVRVARGALAISPAIVHAMLAGIGVTIAVGQLHVVLGGSPDSSAVDNVAALPGQLAHPHTAALLIGAVTVAVLAGWPRLPGRAGRALRTVPAPLAAVAAATTVSAAVPVPVPRVALPEWSLQALPALPDGPVPGIVAAVLTVTLVASMESLLSAVAVDRLAADRGVTTSGTNLNRELTGQGVANVVSGLLGGLPVAGGAMRGSASVRAGAVSRRATVLHGAWVVLCAGLLATALELIPLAALAALVMVMGVRMVSFAHIKHVQRHREFPVYAVTLGGVVLFGVLQGVALGVGIAVFLSLRRLTHTRVTVGAEDGRHRVRVNGQLTFLAVPRLTRALAQVPAGADTVVELGGSFMDHAAYEALRAWSDGHRAGGGWVTLGGRAGSPIAEPASAHHCRPWTPWRNHHCTRPPEETAAVPRTSGDQLLVGVSAFQRHTAPLVRDELARLAHEGQRPTQLFLTCADSRLVTSMITASGPGDLFTVRNVGNLMPPPGTDAACDSVGAAIEYAVEVLKVGSLTVCGHSGCGAMQALLGADHEPGAQTPLARWLRHGRPSLARMQRIGRLGRGEVALAERPVADDVERLALVNVVQQLDHLMSYPCVAHRVAEGALTLHGMYFHVAEAQAYVLDRGTGRFRAVRPEAAAGGRSVRVAGA
- the acs gene encoding acetate--CoA ligase, which translates into the protein MSNESLANLLKEERRFAPPAELAANANVTAEAYERAAADRLGFWATQAKRLTWATEPTETLDWSNPPFAKWFADGKLNVAYNCVDRHVENGLGDRVAIHFEGEPGDTRSITYAQLQREVSQAANALTELGVTAGDRVAIYLPMIPEAVISMLACARLGAPHSVVFGGFSADALATRINDADARVVITADGGYRRGKPSALKPAVDEALTRPGTENVRSVLVVRRTGQEDVAWTEGRDVWWHDIVGRQSETHTPEAFDAEHPLFILYTSGTTGKPKGILHTTGGYLTQVAYTHHAVFDLKPETDVYWCTADVGWVTGHSYITYGPLANGATEVLYEGTPDTPHQGRWWEIVQKYGVTILYTAPTAIRACMKWGDDIPAKYDLSSLRVLGSVGEPINPEAWMWYRKHIGADQAPIVDTWWQTETGGMMLSPLPGVTETKPGSAQRPLPGIAATVVDDEAREVPDGGGGYLVLTEPWPSMLRTIWGDDQRYLDTYWSRFEGKYFAGDGAKKDEDGDIWLLGRVDDVMLVSGHNISTTEVESALVSHPKVAEAAVVGATDPQTTQSICAFVILRGTAAEDEGLVEELRAHVGKQLGPIAKPKRVLPVAELPKTRSGKIMRRLLRDVAENRDLGDVSTLTDFGVMDLIQAKLPAAASED
- the nhaA gene encoding Na+/H+ antiporter NhaA gives rise to the protein MSLPERNFIAEALRAETVGGVLLLVAAVVALLWANVLGDSYESVRGFHLGIGSIGLDLSLQHWAADGLLAVFFFVAGIELKRELVAGDLREPKKAALPVVAALCGMAMPALVYFVVNTVGGGSMDGWAVPTATDIAFALAVLAVIGTSLPSALRAFLLTLAVVDDLFAILIIAVFFTSQLNFLALGFAVAGLAVFYLLLRKGVRGWYIYVPLALVIWGLMYNSGVHATIAGVAMGLMLRCHRRDGEEQSPGEHIEHLVRPVSAGLAVPLFALFSAGVSISGSALHDVFTKPETLGVVLGLVVGKALGIFGGTWCAARFTRAELNPDLKWPDLFAVASLAGIGFTVSLLIGELAFTDDPLLTDEIKAAVLTGSLIAAVLSGILLKIRNAKYKKLCEDEDRDEDQDGIPDVYELGNPEYHLRMAKLLEAKAAEHRRLAEVASGANAGDDGPA
- a CDS encoding phage holin family protein; translation: MSTADDGADRSLGQLVATATAEMSALVHDEIALAKAELRQDAKRAGIGSAAFLVAGALALFALPVLSFAAAYGIHNLGLGLAWSFLIVGGAFLVVALLLVLIAVSKLKKIKKPEKTISSAKETAAVLGNVKPHPRAVPEDHPVLESVTRSSV
- a CDS encoding alpha/beta fold hydrolase is translated as MTATDSSDSVVRPEGPWTHRDVAANGARFHITEMGDGPLVLLLHGFPQFWWTWRHQLPALAGAGFRAVAMDLRGVGGSDRTPRGYDPANLALDITGVVRSLGEPDAAIVGHDLGGYLAWTAAVMRPKLVRRLAVSSMPHPRRWRAAMLADFKQSRQSSYVWNFQRPWLPERRLVADDAALVGRLIRDWSGPRLPEDEDVEVYRRAMSIPSTAHCAIEPYRWMVRSMARPDGIQFNRRMKWPVRVPTLHLHGSLDPVMRARSAAGSGEYVEAPYRWRLFDGLGHFPHEEDPVAFSTELINWLKDPEPDR
- a CDS encoding MarP family serine protease translates to MNVLDIVLLLAAVWFAVVGYRQGFVVGILSVIGFLGGGLVAVYVLPVIWNQVTDDATPGTFAVIAAVAVVVVCASVGQALTTHLGNKLRRYITWSPARALDATGGALVNVLAMLLVAWLIGSALARTSLPTLGKEVRNSKVLLGVSQVMPEQANTWFQDFSSVLAQNGFPQVFTPFSNEPIHSVPAPDPKLAGSPVAAQARKSIVKVVGTAPSCGKVLEGSGFVFARHRVMTNAHVVGGVKEPTVQIGGEGRTYDAKVVLYDWERDIAVLDVPSLPAPALRFAADDASTGKGAIVAGFPENGGYDVRAARIRSRIQANGPDIYHRGTVGRDVYSLYATVRQGNSGGPLLTPGGEVYGVVFAKSLDDAHTGYALTADEIREDITKGRTAERAVDSQGCAM
- a CDS encoding NUDIX hydrolase, with product MTSAREQYGKTAAYGTDVSSDGLPDWLAPVARAAATIEPHQLSRFLPPESGGRQSAVLVLFGHGDRGPELLLMERAGTLRSHAGQPSFPGGALDPEDGDPEREGPVRAALREAWEETGLDPSGVQVFGVLPRLYIPVSGFVVTPVLGWWREPSPVGPVDAAETARVFTVPVADLTDPAHRVTARHPSGHVGPAFLVEDALVWGFTAGVIDRILHYAGWERPWDRTEQVPLDRRA